In Juglans microcarpa x Juglans regia isolate MS1-56 chromosome 4S, Jm3101_v1.0, whole genome shotgun sequence, a single window of DNA contains:
- the LOC121262632 gene encoding mitochondrial Rho GTPase 1-like: protein MAKTWAGPTNPFGRTGVRIVVAGDRGTGKSSLIVTAAAENFVANVPPVLPPTRLPEDFFPDRVPITIIDTSSRVEDDGKVAEELKRADAVVFTYACDEPPTLDRLSTFWLPKLRKLEVKVPVIVVGCKLDLRDENQQVSLEQVMSPIMQQFREIETCIECSALKQIQIPEVFYYAQKAVLHPTGPLFDQETQTLKPRCVRALKRIFILCDHDMDGALSDAELNDFQVKCFNAPLQPSEIVGVKRVVAEKLAEGVNERGLTLTGFLFLHALFIEKGRLETTWTVLRKFGYNNDIRLSKELIPSSFKRAPDQSVELTNEAIEYLTGIFELFDSDHDGALRPREIDDLFSTAAESPWDRAPYVDAVERNAFGGLSLDGFLSEWALMTLIDPAWSMENLIYIGYPGDPLSAFRVTRRRRVDRKKQQTDRNVFQCFVFGPKKAGKSSLLNSFLGRSFSDNYTSTTDELYAVNVVDQPGGAKKTLVLREIPEDEVSKLLLEKESLAACDIAMFVHDSSDAFSWERATELLVEVASHGEDTGFEVPCLIVAAKDDRDSFPVAIQESTRVSQDMGIEAPIPISVKLGDLNNVFRRIVSTSEHPHLSIPETEAGRSRKQYHRLLNRSLVFFSVGAAVAIVGLAAYRVYAARKNASG from the exons ATGGCAAAAACTTGGGCCGGACCTACAAACCCGTTCGGCCGGACCGGTGTGCGTATCGTGGTTGCCGGAGACAGAGGTACCGGGAAATCGAGCTTGATTGTGACGGCCGCGGCTGAGAACTTTGTAGCAAACGTGCCGCCGGTGTTGCCGCCTACGAGGCTTCCAGAGGATTTCTTCCCCGACCGCGTGCCCATTACAATCATAGACACTTCGTCTCG TGTGGAGGATGATGGTAAAGTGGCTGAAGAATTGAAGCGGGCTGATGCAGTTGTGTTTACTTATGCGTGTGATGAGCCTCCTACACTTGATCGATTGAGTACTTTTTGGCTTCCTAAGCTTCGTAAATTAGAG GTGAAAGTCCCAGTCATAGTGGTGGGTTGTAAGCTGGATTTGAGAGATGAGAACCAGCAGGTGAGCCTGGAGCAGGTGATGTCACCAATAATGCAGCAGTTTCGGGAGATTGAAACTTGTATTGAGTGTTCAGCACTTAAACAAATTCAG ATTCCCGAAGTTTTCTACTACGCACAAAAAGCTGTGCTTCATCCAACAGGTCCACTATTTGATCAGGAAACACAGACTTTGAAGCCTAGATGTGTGCGAGCCTTGAAGcggatatttattctttgtgACCATGATATGGATGGGGCCCTCAGCGATGCAGAGTTGAATGATTTTcag GTCAAATGTTTCAATGCTCCATTACAACCTTCAGAAATAGTAGGTGTTAAGAGGGTTGTGGCAGAAAAGTTGGCCGAAGGAGTCAATGAACGTGGGCTTACTTTGACGGGATTCCTCTTTCTTCACGCTTTATTCATAGAAAAAGGTCGTCTTGAGACTACATGGACTGTCCTCAGAAAATTTGGATATAACAACGATATTAGACTTTCAAAGGAACTCATCCCGTCGTCTTTCAAACGAGCCCCTGATCAG AGTGTGGAGCTGACAAATGAAGCCATTGAGTATCTAACAGGAATCTTTGAATTGTTTGACAGTGATCAT GATGGGGCCCTTCGACCTCGtgaaattgatgatttgttttcCACTGCTGCAGAAAG TCCTTGGGATAGAGCCCCTTATGTAGATGCTGTAGAGAGAAATGCATTTGGTGGGCTATCACTTGATGGGTTTTTGTCAGAG TGGGCCCTTATGACTCTTATAGACCCAGCTTGGAGCATGGAGAATCTGATATACATTGGTTATCCTGGTGATCCTTTGTCTGCTTTCCGTGTAACCAGAAGGCGGCGTGTGGATCGCAAAAAGCAGCAGACAGATAGAAATGTTTTccagtgttttgtttttgggCCCAAGAAGGCTGGAAAGTCTTCACTATTGAATTCTTTTCTTGGAAG GAGTTTCTCTGATAATTATACTTCAACCACTGACGAGCTATATGCAGTGAACGTTGTTGATCAGCCCGGG GGAGCAAAGAAAACTCTTGTGTTGAGAGAGATACCCGAAGATGAAGTTTCGAAACTGCTATTAGAAAAAGAATCTTTGGCTGCTTGTGACATAGCCATGTTTGTTCATGACAG TTCTGATGCATTCTCATGGGAGAGAGCGACTGAGTTGCTGGTAGAAGTTGCTAGTCATGGTGAGGATACTGGCTTTGAGGTGCCTTGTCTCATAGTTGCAGCTAAAGATGATCGGGATTCATTTCCGGTGGCCATACAAGAATCTACCAGG GTTAGTCAGGACATGGGAATAGAGGCTCCTATACCTATCAGTGTGAAGCTGGGTGATCTGAATAATGTTTTCCGAAGGATTGTAAGTACTTCCGAACACCCACATTTGAGCATACCTGAAACTGAAGCTGGGCGAAGCCGAAAGCAATACCATCGGCTTCTAAATCGCTCACTTGTGTTCTTTTCAG TCGGAGCTGCCGTAGCCATTGTTGGGCTTGCAGCTTACCGTGTCTATGCTGCAAGGAAAAATGCTTCCGGCTGA
- the LOC121263466 gene encoding mitogen-activated protein kinase kinase kinase 2-like isoform X1 — translation MQDIFESVRRSRVFRTAPPDNEDSPPSPSPSTSPLAPSTLVDKFNSCIRKSRVFSKSSLPPPPIRWRKGELIGYGAFGHVYMGMNLDSGELLAVKQVLIAAKSASKDKAQAHIRELEEEVKLLKNLSHPNIVRYLGTVREEETLNILLEFVPGGSISSLLGKFGSFPEAVIRTYTKQLLLGLEYLHKNGIMHRDIKGANILVDNKGCIKLADFGASKQVVELATVSGAKSMKGTPYWMAPEVILQTGHSFSADIWSVGCTVIEMATGKPPWSQQYQEVAALFYIGKTKSHPPIPEHLSVEAKDFLLKCLQQEPNLRPSASELLQHPFVTGDQVKSQPLHTSVMENSETPYLSSVANLETSKMSACPGSTHICNLDILRCTAEYPVKSPENKHIWGLNNSDDDMCRIDKDEFTMGEIKSSSLIPENLKSFNPISEPSNDWRSKLDGRPELEQRGTNLDTDEQISELAGCSGVSGEGDKDFSFSCGQSLSVDDDELTESKIQAFLDEKALELKKLQTPLYEEFNNSLLTCSPSFVKSTCDEATPKYLKLPPKSRSPSQGSTGVPSPAVDALNTGSPGSNSRCVSNNINASDHSSQDIPSSPLNDWKKRLADDQQEPSSPSMSFSERQRKWKEELDQELERKREMMRQAGVGGKTSSPKDRALNRQRERTRFASPDR, via the exons atgcaAGATATATTTGAATCAGTACGCCGATCGCGAGTATTTCGAACAGCCCCACCAGACAATGAAGACTCACCACCGTCACCATCACCATCAACATCACCATTGGCTCCATCAACCCTAGTGGACAAGTTCAATTCTTGCATTCGCAAATCCAGAGTCTTCTCGAAATCCTCTCTTCCACCGCCACCCATCCGATGGCGAAAGGGCGAGTTGATTGGATACGGGGCATTCGGGCATGTCTATATGGGCATGAATCTTGATTCCGGGGAGCTACTAGCAGTGAAGCAG GTTCTGATTGCAGCAAAAAGTGCTTCAAAGGACAAAGCCCAG GCTCACATCAGAGAGCTTGAGGAAGAAGTGAAGCTTCTAAAAAATCTCTCTCATCCAAACATTGTT AGATATTTGGGTACAGTGAGGGAGGAGGAAACCTTAAATATTTTGTTGGAATTTGTGCCTGGTGGATCGATATCTTCACTTCTGGGGAAATTTGGATCTTTCCCTGAGGCT GTTATAAGAACATACACAAAGCAATTATTACTAGGGCTGGAGTATTTGCACAAAAATGGAATCATGCACAGGGACATTAAG GGGGCAAATATTCTTGTAGATAATAAAGGGTGCATTAAACTTGCAGATTTTGGTGCATCCAAACAGGTTGTTGAGCTG GCTACTGTTTCAGGTGCCAAGTCTATGAAGGGTACTCCATATTGGATGGCTCCTGAAGTCATTCTCCAGACCGGGCATAGCTT CTCTGCCGATATATGGAGTGTTGGATGTACTGTAATTGAGATGGCCACTGGAAAGCCTCCTTGGAGTCAACAGTACCAAGAG GTTGCTGCTCTCTTCTATATCGGGAAAACAAAGTCTCATCCACCAATCCCTGAACATCTCTCTGTTGAAGCAAAAGATTTTCTGCTGAAATGTTTGCAACA GGAGCCAAATTTGAGGCCTTCTGCGTCTGAGTTGCTGCag CATCCTTTTGTAACTGGTGACCAAGTCAAATCTCAACCTCTTCATACTTCTGTCATG GAAAATTCTGAAACCCCTTATCTGTCAAGTGTCGCAAACCTGGAAACCTC TAAAATGTCAGCCTGCCCTGGCTCAacacatatttgtaatttggatATTCTGCGCTGCACAGCTGAATATCCTGTGAAATCACcagaaaataaacatatatgGGGACTGAATAACAGTGATGATGACATGTGTCGGATTGACAAAGATGAATTTACCATGGGGGAAATCAAGTCCAGTTCTTTGATTCCTGAGAACCTCAAG AGTTTTAACCCCATTTCTGAACCCTCCAATGACTGGAGGAGCAAACTGGATGGAAGACCAGAATTGGAACAGAGGGGTACAAATTTGGACACTGATGAACAGATTTCTGAGCTTGCTGGCTGCTCTGGAGTTTCTGGCGAGGGGGACaaagatttttccttttcctgtgGACAGTCACTTTCTGTGGATGATGATGAACTTACTGAGTCAAAAATTCAAGCCTTTTTGGACGAGAAG GCTCTTGAGCTGAAGAAACTGCAAACGCCTCTATATGAAGAGTTTAACAACAGTTTGCTAACCTGCTCACCAAGTTTTGTCAAGAGCACATGTGATGAGGCTACCCCAAAGTACTTGAAATTGCCCCCAAAAAGTAGGTCACCAAGTCAGGGTTCAACTGGTGTTCCATCTCCAGCAGTTGATGCTCTTAATACAGGAAGCCCAGGAAGTAATAGCAGGTGTGTGTCAAATAATATCAATGCAAGTGATCACAGTTCACAGGACATCCCTTCTTCTCCACTCAATGATTGGAAAAAGCGTCTAGCTGATGATCAGCAAGAACCAAGTAGCCCAAG TATGAGCTTTTCGGAGAGACAGAGGAAGTGGAAGGAAGAGCTTGATCAAGAACTTGAGAGAAAACGAG AGATGATGCGCCAAGCAGGTGTGGGAGGGAAAACGTCGTCACCAAAGGATCGAGCTCTAAATCGGCAGAGAGAACGGACGAGGTTTGCATCCCCGGACAGATAA
- the LOC121263466 gene encoding mitogen-activated protein kinase kinase kinase 2-like isoform X2 — MQDIFESVRRSRVFRTAPPDNEDSPPSPSPSTSPLAPSTLVDKFNSCIRKSRVFSKSSLPPPPIRWRKGELIGYGAFGHVYMGMNLDSGELLAVKQVLIAAKSASKDKAQAHIRELEEEVKLLKNLSHPNIVRYLGTVREEETLNILLEFVPGGSISSLLGKFGSFPEAVIRTYTKQLLLGLEYLHKNGIMHRDIKGANILVDNKGCIKLADFGASKQATVSGAKSMKGTPYWMAPEVILQTGHSFSADIWSVGCTVIEMATGKPPWSQQYQEVAALFYIGKTKSHPPIPEHLSVEAKDFLLKCLQQEPNLRPSASELLQHPFVTGDQVKSQPLHTSVMENSETPYLSSVANLETSKMSACPGSTHICNLDILRCTAEYPVKSPENKHIWGLNNSDDDMCRIDKDEFTMGEIKSSSLIPENLKSFNPISEPSNDWRSKLDGRPELEQRGTNLDTDEQISELAGCSGVSGEGDKDFSFSCGQSLSVDDDELTESKIQAFLDEKALELKKLQTPLYEEFNNSLLTCSPSFVKSTCDEATPKYLKLPPKSRSPSQGSTGVPSPAVDALNTGSPGSNSRCVSNNINASDHSSQDIPSSPLNDWKKRLADDQQEPSSPSMSFSERQRKWKEELDQELERKREMMRQAGVGGKTSSPKDRALNRQRERTRFASPDR; from the exons atgcaAGATATATTTGAATCAGTACGCCGATCGCGAGTATTTCGAACAGCCCCACCAGACAATGAAGACTCACCACCGTCACCATCACCATCAACATCACCATTGGCTCCATCAACCCTAGTGGACAAGTTCAATTCTTGCATTCGCAAATCCAGAGTCTTCTCGAAATCCTCTCTTCCACCGCCACCCATCCGATGGCGAAAGGGCGAGTTGATTGGATACGGGGCATTCGGGCATGTCTATATGGGCATGAATCTTGATTCCGGGGAGCTACTAGCAGTGAAGCAG GTTCTGATTGCAGCAAAAAGTGCTTCAAAGGACAAAGCCCAG GCTCACATCAGAGAGCTTGAGGAAGAAGTGAAGCTTCTAAAAAATCTCTCTCATCCAAACATTGTT AGATATTTGGGTACAGTGAGGGAGGAGGAAACCTTAAATATTTTGTTGGAATTTGTGCCTGGTGGATCGATATCTTCACTTCTGGGGAAATTTGGATCTTTCCCTGAGGCT GTTATAAGAACATACACAAAGCAATTATTACTAGGGCTGGAGTATTTGCACAAAAATGGAATCATGCACAGGGACATTAAG GGGGCAAATATTCTTGTAGATAATAAAGGGTGCATTAAACTTGCAGATTTTGGTGCATCCAAACAG GCTACTGTTTCAGGTGCCAAGTCTATGAAGGGTACTCCATATTGGATGGCTCCTGAAGTCATTCTCCAGACCGGGCATAGCTT CTCTGCCGATATATGGAGTGTTGGATGTACTGTAATTGAGATGGCCACTGGAAAGCCTCCTTGGAGTCAACAGTACCAAGAG GTTGCTGCTCTCTTCTATATCGGGAAAACAAAGTCTCATCCACCAATCCCTGAACATCTCTCTGTTGAAGCAAAAGATTTTCTGCTGAAATGTTTGCAACA GGAGCCAAATTTGAGGCCTTCTGCGTCTGAGTTGCTGCag CATCCTTTTGTAACTGGTGACCAAGTCAAATCTCAACCTCTTCATACTTCTGTCATG GAAAATTCTGAAACCCCTTATCTGTCAAGTGTCGCAAACCTGGAAACCTC TAAAATGTCAGCCTGCCCTGGCTCAacacatatttgtaatttggatATTCTGCGCTGCACAGCTGAATATCCTGTGAAATCACcagaaaataaacatatatgGGGACTGAATAACAGTGATGATGACATGTGTCGGATTGACAAAGATGAATTTACCATGGGGGAAATCAAGTCCAGTTCTTTGATTCCTGAGAACCTCAAG AGTTTTAACCCCATTTCTGAACCCTCCAATGACTGGAGGAGCAAACTGGATGGAAGACCAGAATTGGAACAGAGGGGTACAAATTTGGACACTGATGAACAGATTTCTGAGCTTGCTGGCTGCTCTGGAGTTTCTGGCGAGGGGGACaaagatttttccttttcctgtgGACAGTCACTTTCTGTGGATGATGATGAACTTACTGAGTCAAAAATTCAAGCCTTTTTGGACGAGAAG GCTCTTGAGCTGAAGAAACTGCAAACGCCTCTATATGAAGAGTTTAACAACAGTTTGCTAACCTGCTCACCAAGTTTTGTCAAGAGCACATGTGATGAGGCTACCCCAAAGTACTTGAAATTGCCCCCAAAAAGTAGGTCACCAAGTCAGGGTTCAACTGGTGTTCCATCTCCAGCAGTTGATGCTCTTAATACAGGAAGCCCAGGAAGTAATAGCAGGTGTGTGTCAAATAATATCAATGCAAGTGATCACAGTTCACAGGACATCCCTTCTTCTCCACTCAATGATTGGAAAAAGCGTCTAGCTGATGATCAGCAAGAACCAAGTAGCCCAAG TATGAGCTTTTCGGAGAGACAGAGGAAGTGGAAGGAAGAGCTTGATCAAGAACTTGAGAGAAAACGAG AGATGATGCGCCAAGCAGGTGTGGGAGGGAAAACGTCGTCACCAAAGGATCGAGCTCTAAATCGGCAGAGAGAACGGACGAGGTTTGCATCCCCGGACAGATAA
- the LOC121263466 gene encoding mitogen-activated protein kinase kinase kinase NPK1-like isoform X3 has product MQDIFESVRRSRVFRTAPPDNEDSPPSPSPSTSPLAPSTLVDKFNSCIRKSRVFSKSSLPPPPIRWRKGELIGYGAFGHVYMGMNLDSGELLAVKQVLIAAKSASKDKAQAHIRELEEEVKLLKNLSHPNIVRYLGTVREEETLNILLEFVPGGSISSLLGKFGSFPEAVIRTYTKQLLLGLEYLHKNGIMHRDIKGANILVDNKGCIKLADFGASKQVVELATVSGAKSMKGTPYWMAPEVILQTGHSFSADIWSVGCTVIEMATGKPPWSQQYQEVAALFYIGKTKSHPPIPEHLSVEAKDFLLKCLQQEPNLRPSASELLQHPFVTGDQVKSQPLHTSVMENSETPYLSSVANLETSDDDMCRIDKDEFTMGEIKSSSLIPENLKSFNPISEPSNDWRSKLDGRPELEQRGTNLDTDEQISELAGCSGVSGEGDKDFSFSCGQSLSVDDDELTESKIQAFLDEKALELKKLQTPLYEEFNNSLLTCSPSFVKSTCDEATPKYLKLPPKSRSPSQGSTGVPSPAVDALNTGSPGSNSRCVSNNINASDHSSQDIPSSPLNDWKKRLADDQQEPSSPSMSFSERQRKWKEELDQELERKREMMRQAGVGGKTSSPKDRALNRQRERTRFASPDR; this is encoded by the exons atgcaAGATATATTTGAATCAGTACGCCGATCGCGAGTATTTCGAACAGCCCCACCAGACAATGAAGACTCACCACCGTCACCATCACCATCAACATCACCATTGGCTCCATCAACCCTAGTGGACAAGTTCAATTCTTGCATTCGCAAATCCAGAGTCTTCTCGAAATCCTCTCTTCCACCGCCACCCATCCGATGGCGAAAGGGCGAGTTGATTGGATACGGGGCATTCGGGCATGTCTATATGGGCATGAATCTTGATTCCGGGGAGCTACTAGCAGTGAAGCAG GTTCTGATTGCAGCAAAAAGTGCTTCAAAGGACAAAGCCCAG GCTCACATCAGAGAGCTTGAGGAAGAAGTGAAGCTTCTAAAAAATCTCTCTCATCCAAACATTGTT AGATATTTGGGTACAGTGAGGGAGGAGGAAACCTTAAATATTTTGTTGGAATTTGTGCCTGGTGGATCGATATCTTCACTTCTGGGGAAATTTGGATCTTTCCCTGAGGCT GTTATAAGAACATACACAAAGCAATTATTACTAGGGCTGGAGTATTTGCACAAAAATGGAATCATGCACAGGGACATTAAG GGGGCAAATATTCTTGTAGATAATAAAGGGTGCATTAAACTTGCAGATTTTGGTGCATCCAAACAGGTTGTTGAGCTG GCTACTGTTTCAGGTGCCAAGTCTATGAAGGGTACTCCATATTGGATGGCTCCTGAAGTCATTCTCCAGACCGGGCATAGCTT CTCTGCCGATATATGGAGTGTTGGATGTACTGTAATTGAGATGGCCACTGGAAAGCCTCCTTGGAGTCAACAGTACCAAGAG GTTGCTGCTCTCTTCTATATCGGGAAAACAAAGTCTCATCCACCAATCCCTGAACATCTCTCTGTTGAAGCAAAAGATTTTCTGCTGAAATGTTTGCAACA GGAGCCAAATTTGAGGCCTTCTGCGTCTGAGTTGCTGCag CATCCTTTTGTAACTGGTGACCAAGTCAAATCTCAACCTCTTCATACTTCTGTCATG GAAAATTCTGAAACCCCTTATCTGTCAAGTGTCGCAAACCTGGAAACCTC TGATGATGACATGTGTCGGATTGACAAAGATGAATTTACCATGGGGGAAATCAAGTCCAGTTCTTTGATTCCTGAGAACCTCAAG AGTTTTAACCCCATTTCTGAACCCTCCAATGACTGGAGGAGCAAACTGGATGGAAGACCAGAATTGGAACAGAGGGGTACAAATTTGGACACTGATGAACAGATTTCTGAGCTTGCTGGCTGCTCTGGAGTTTCTGGCGAGGGGGACaaagatttttccttttcctgtgGACAGTCACTTTCTGTGGATGATGATGAACTTACTGAGTCAAAAATTCAAGCCTTTTTGGACGAGAAG GCTCTTGAGCTGAAGAAACTGCAAACGCCTCTATATGAAGAGTTTAACAACAGTTTGCTAACCTGCTCACCAAGTTTTGTCAAGAGCACATGTGATGAGGCTACCCCAAAGTACTTGAAATTGCCCCCAAAAAGTAGGTCACCAAGTCAGGGTTCAACTGGTGTTCCATCTCCAGCAGTTGATGCTCTTAATACAGGAAGCCCAGGAAGTAATAGCAGGTGTGTGTCAAATAATATCAATGCAAGTGATCACAGTTCACAGGACATCCCTTCTTCTCCACTCAATGATTGGAAAAAGCGTCTAGCTGATGATCAGCAAGAACCAAGTAGCCCAAG TATGAGCTTTTCGGAGAGACAGAGGAAGTGGAAGGAAGAGCTTGATCAAGAACTTGAGAGAAAACGAG AGATGATGCGCCAAGCAGGTGTGGGAGGGAAAACGTCGTCACCAAAGGATCGAGCTCTAAATCGGCAGAGAGAACGGACGAGGTTTGCATCCCCGGACAGATAA